Below is a window of Lebetimonas sp. JH292 DNA.
AGAAACTCTTTAAAATTTGTCTCTTACAAAGACAGAAAAGAAATTGCAAAGGATTTAAAATCAGTATATCAAGCTGATACTGAGGATTTAGCCATTCAAAATCTTGAATATTTCAATGAAAAATGGGGCAAAAGATACCCTCATATAAATCCAATTGAATCTTTAAATTCTATCAAAAAATGGAAAAGTAACAGAATCAGAAATTGGTTTGTAATTTATCCGCAACTTGTGATATATTTCTAGGAATTTTTAGTAAAATATCTTAAAGCTTTAGTATATGGGTTTTATTTACACAGTTAATTTGATGGGCTTAAAAACTCCGCTTTTAAATATACCTGACCGATTCCGTCAACTCTGCATGATACATGATCTGGAACATCGCACATTCTTATATTTTTAATTACTGTTCCTCTTTTTATGGTTTTTCCAGCGCCTTTTACATCCAAATCTTTTATAACTGTTACATTATCTCCATTTTTTAATTCATTTCCGTTTGCATCTAAAATTTTTTCTTCTTTTTTGTTTGCAATTGCCATTTCTTCATCTGTTAAATAAATCATATCTGTTAAATCGCTTCTGCCAAGTGCACTTAAAATTTTGTAGCTCAATATTTTTACAGCAGGAACTTCACTCCACATAGCTGTATTTAAACAATTGAAGTGACTTTCATCATAATTTTCTGATTCTATTTGATTTCTACAGGTTTCGCAAAGTACAACATATCCGTCATTATTATCACTTTCAAAAACTACGTATATAGAAAGGTTATTATCACTTTCACATAATTCACATTTATTGTTAGCTCTATTAAAGATTTCTTTTTCATTCATTTTTTTCCTTTTTTAAAAAATTATAACAAATTAGAACTAAATTAAATTATAAAACATAATTAAATTTAAAATTATTGTTGCTACTAAAGTAAATAGAGTAAAAACATTATTAAAAAGCGTATTTTTATATATTATTATAAGGAAAATCGTCTAAAACCTGTGAATAATAAAGGGCATCAACTACTGATAAAGGTGAAATAACAATAATATCTCCAAAATTACGCCAATAGAAAATAGGGCAAAAGCATATTTCCCGGCTACCGGTTTTAAAGCTTCAGCTATACTTTGAATTGTATCTATATTGTTATGACCAAGCATACGATAAAAGATTAGAATATATCATCCCAATAATTGTATCTATTGTTTTTTGCT
It encodes the following:
- a CDS encoding alkylphosphonate utilization protein, which translates into the protein MNEKEIFNRANNKCELCESDNNLSIYVVFESDNNDGYVVLCETCRNQIESENYDESHFNCLNTAMWSEVPAVKILSYKILSALGRSDLTDMIYLTDEEMAIANKKEEKILDANGNELKNGDNVTVIKDLDVKGAGKTIKRGTVIKNIRMCDVPDHVSCRVDGIGQVYLKAEFLSPSN